The following coding sequences are from one Limnobacter sp. SAORIC-580 window:
- a CDS encoding GlxA family transcriptional regulator, translating to MKIGLLLYDQCMPAGLMAFNDLLQASNRLSGKLLFETCLVGTGLKPVQCANQMVLTANSLLQDTPLDVLLVPGMWTESPSQLPELLAQHAKLIEQIRQLPDHTKVWSYCTGVCFLAESGRLRRQRATVTWWLANAMQKNYPNVNWLIDSDCVVTPKTATAAGVHGYLLLAQQLIEKSLSKPAFQEFIKLMVLPRPVQQHPAFRSFAFMEQADPLLRKLAAIVAQMPAEQITVQTLAGKLNLSERTLARKVSALTEIPVASYARHLKLHQVSEQLIWSSLPVNTISEELGYSDESNLRRQFKQATGLSPVQYRKKYARA from the coding sequence ATGAAAATTGGACTTTTGCTGTATGACCAATGCATGCCTGCGGGCTTGATGGCATTCAATGACCTGCTACAAGCCAGCAACCGACTGTCGGGCAAACTGCTGTTTGAAACCTGCTTGGTGGGTACCGGCCTGAAACCTGTGCAATGCGCCAATCAAATGGTGTTGACTGCCAACTCACTGCTTCAAGACACGCCACTGGATGTGCTGCTGGTGCCCGGCATGTGGACTGAATCGCCCAGCCAGTTGCCGGAGCTGCTTGCCCAACACGCCAAGCTGATTGAGCAAATTCGACAACTGCCCGATCACACCAAAGTGTGGAGCTACTGCACAGGTGTGTGCTTCCTGGCCGAAAGCGGCCGGCTTCGCCGCCAACGCGCCACAGTCACTTGGTGGCTGGCCAATGCCATGCAAAAAAACTACCCCAACGTGAATTGGCTGATTGACAGCGATTGCGTGGTAACCCCAAAAACCGCCACGGCTGCAGGTGTTCACGGTTACCTGCTTCTTGCGCAGCAATTGATCGAAAAGTCGCTGAGTAAACCCGCGTTTCAGGAGTTCATCAAACTGATGGTGCTACCCAGGCCAGTGCAGCAGCACCCTGCTTTCAGATCGTTTGCCTTTATGGAGCAGGCTGACCCTTTGCTCCGAAAACTGGCAGCGATCGTGGCGCAAATGCCTGCAGAACAGATCACCGTGCAAACACTGGCGGGGAAGTTAAACTTGAGCGAACGCACTTTGGCCCGAAAGGTGAGCGCTTTGACTGAGATACCCGTGGCCAGTTATGCCCGGCACCTGAAACTTCACCAAGTGAGCGAACAACTGATTTGGTCAAGCCTTCCAGTCAACACCATTAGCGAAGAACTGGGCTACAGCGACGAATCGAATTTAAGGCGACAATTCAAACAAGCCACCGGGCTTTCACCGGTTCAATATCGCAAGAAGTACGCTCGAGCCTGA